In Zingiber officinale cultivar Zhangliang chromosome 6A, Zo_v1.1, whole genome shotgun sequence, a single genomic region encodes these proteins:
- the LOC121995609 gene encoding ras-related protein RABA5a-like, translating into MANNRDEHQSEDYLFKIVMIGDSAVGKSNLLARFARNEFYSNSKSTIGVEFQTQKMLIDEKEIKAQIWDTAGQERFKAVTSAYYRGAVGALLVYDISRRRTFENIGRWLNELHTHSDMNVVVILVGNKTDLKDAREVDTAEGKAIAEAEGLFFIETSALDSSNVTAAFETVVKEIYHILSRKVFQSLAQKREVSSLGSGKSVVLQEGASDMNSGAGGFQCCS; encoded by the exons ATGGCCAACAATAGAGATGAACATCAAAGTGAGGactatcttttcaaaattgttaTGATTGGTGATTCTGCTGTTGGGAAGTCAAATTTACTGGCAAGATTTGCACGGAATGAATTCTATTCAAATTCCAAATCCACCATCGGGGTAGAATTCCAAACTCAGAAGATGCTGATTGATGAGAAGGAAATTAAAGCTCAGATTTGGGATACTGCTGGTCAGGAACGTTTCAAGGCTGTTACATCTGCATATTACAGAGGTGCAGTAGGAGCCCTTCTTGTTTATGATATCAGTAGGCGTCGGACTTTCGAGAATATTGGTCGGTGGCTGAATGAACTACACA CACATTCTGACATGAATGTCGTGGTCATCTTGGTCGGGAACAAAACTGATCTCAAGGATGCAAGGGAAGTCGACACAGCAGAAGGCAAGGCCATAGCTGAAGCCGAAGGTCTCTTCTTCATCGAGACATCTGCGCTCGACTCCTCCAACGTCACAGCAGCCTTCGAGACTGTCGTGAAAGAGATCTACCACATCTTAAGCAGGAAAGTATTTCAATCGCTAGCACAGAAGCGTGAGGTCTCATCATTAGGTAGTGGGAAGTCTGTGGTCTTGCAGGAAGGTGCTAGTGATATGAACAGCGGAGCCGGGGGATTTCAGTGCTGTTCTTGA